Proteins encoded in a region of the Tripterygium wilfordii isolate XIE 37 chromosome 21, ASM1340144v1, whole genome shotgun sequence genome:
- the LOC119988649 gene encoding pentatricopeptide repeat-containing protein At2g37310, with the protein MKATNGQIQQALQSLKAGQNGLDCGAYGLLLQHFSDQRLPRLAKQLHARIVLFSVTPDNFLASKLIHFYAKTGFLTRARHLFDGIPKRNTFSYNAMLISYSFNSMHSQVLQLFSASLASSDFPRPNHYTMTCVLKALSSCSFCGSRSSACEVHGFVLRCGFDEDVFVQNALITYYSKCNDVATARAVFDTMQERDVVSWNAMIGGYSQNGFYEECKGMYKKMLNSSGRPDGVTVVSVLQACGQSEDLVFGIEVHRFVVEAQLEMDISVCNALIGLYAKCGSLDYARQLFEEMSEKDEVTYGAIISGYMRHGFVDDAINLFLEAKTPGLSNWNAMISGLVQNNRHEGVFELVREMQSCGFRPNVMTISSVLPSLSYFSNLKGGKEIHCYALRNNLYENIFVATAIIDTYAKSGFLHGAQGVFDQSRSRNLIIWTAIISAYAAHGDSNAATSLFDDMLSCQIQPDPVTFTAVLTALAHTGAVDEAWKIFNTMFLKYGMEPSVEHYACMVGVLSRAGRLSEAVDLISRMPVKPTAKVWGALLNGASVTGDVELGKFVCDHLFEIEPENTGNYIIMANLYSKAGRWEEANKVRKKMNRVGLKKIPGSSWIETSGGLKNFIARDLSNDGKEEIYTMLEGLLELMREEGYFVGEEFDEEIVCG; encoded by the coding sequence ATGAAGGCTACGAACGGCCAAATCCAACAGGCGCTGCAAAGCCTGAAGGCGGGCCAAAATGGACTCGACTGTGGCGCCTACGGCCTCCTCCTCCAGCACTTCTCCGACCAACGGCTCCCCCGCCTTGCCAAGCAGCTTCACGCTCGCATAGTCCTCTTCTCTGTTACGCCGGACAACTTCCTTGCTTCCAAGCTCATCCATTTCTACGCCAAAACGGGATTCCTTACTCGAGCCCGCCACTTGTTCGACGGAATTCCCAAAAGGAACACATTCTCTTATAATGCAATGCTCATCTCCTACTCCTTCAACAGTATGCACTCCCAGGTTCTGCAGCTTTTCTCTGCCTCTCTGGCTTCCTCTGATTTCCCAAGGCCCAATCACTACACAATGACATGCGTCTTGAAGGCATTGTCGTCTTGTTCGTTTTGCGGGTCCAGGTCTTCTGCGTGCGAGGTTCATGGGTTTGTTCTACGATGCGGGTTTGATGAGGACGTTTTCGTGCAGAATGCCTTGATTACTTACTATTCAAAATGCAATGATGTGGCAACGGCGAGAGCTGTGTTTGATACGATGCAGGAGAGAGATGTAGTTTCGTGGAATGCCATGATTGGCGGGTATTCTCAGAATGGATTCTATGAGGAGTGTAAAGGAATGTATAAGAAGATGTTGAATTCCTCAGGGCGACCTGATGGAGTGACTGTGGTTAGCGTTCTCCAGGCATGTGGGCAGTCAGAGGATCTTGTTTTTGGGATAGAAGTTCATCGGTTTGTTGTTGAGGCTCAACTAGAGATGGATATTTCAGTTTGTAATGCATTGATTGGACTGTATGCAAAATGTGGCAGTTTGGACTATGCGAGGCAGTTATTTGAGGAGATGAGTGAGAAGGATGAGGTCACCTATGGTGCCATCATTTCTGGGTACATGCGTCATGGTTTTGTTGATGATGCTATAAATCTTTTTCTGGAGGCCAAAACCCCCGGATTAAGTAACTGGAATGCTATGATTTCAGGTCTGGTTCAGAACAATAGGCACGAGGGGGTTTTTGAATTAGTAAGGGAAATGCAATCCTGTGGTTTTAGACCGAATGTGATGACAATATCTAGCGTTCTTCCGTCATTgtcatatttttcaaatttgaaaGGAGGGAAAGAAATACATTGTTATGCTCTTAGAAATAATCTTTACGAGAATATCTTTGTTGCAACTGCAATTATTGATACTTATGCGAAGTCAGGGTTTCTTCATGGTGCACAGGGAGTTTTTGATCAATCCAGAAGTAGGAACCTGATCATTTGGACAGCAATCATCTCCGCTTATGCTGCCCATGGGGATTCTAATGCAGCTACTagtctttttgatgacatgCTAAGTTGTCAGATTCAACCGGACCCTGTCACCTTTACCGCTGTTTTGACGGCGCTTGCTCATACTGGTGCGGTGGATGAAGCTTGGAAGATCTTTAATACCATGTTCCTGAAGTATGGTATGGAGCCCTCGGTAGAGCATTATGCTTGCATGGTAGGTGTTCTCAGCCGGGCAGGGAGGCTCTCTGAGGCAGTGGATTTAATTTCCAGAATGCCAGTTAAACCGACTGCAAAAGTTTGGGGTGCATTGCTTAACGGTGCTTCAGTTACTGGTGATGTTGAACTTGGTAAATTTGTTTGTGatcatttgtttgaaattgaacctgAAAATACAGGGAACTACATAATCATGGCAAATTTATATTCCAAGGCTGGGAGATGGGAGGAAGCAAATAAGGTGAGGAAAAAAATGAACAGAGTTGGATTGAAAAAGATCCCAGGCAGTAGCTGGATAGAAACTAGTGGAGGGCTAAAAAATTTTATTGCAAGGGACTTATCAAATGATGGTAAAGAAGAGATATATACTATGCTGGAAGGATTGCTTGAGTTGATGAGAGAAGAGGGGTACTTTGTTGGAGAAGAATTTGATGAAGAGATCGTTTGTGGTTGA